The Aeromicrobium senzhongii genome includes a window with the following:
- a CDS encoding UvrD-helicase domain-containing protein translates to MRQVSLDASQQLVAEVDAGTRQVVIAPAGTGKTETVAALVEHLVDEEGVDASQEILVLSFSRAAVSALRRRFAAGDRALRGLNVRTLDALAARIIASAELDIEPGGSFDTRIEQATRLLRDGQVSDELEIVEHVVVDEVQDVVGVRALFVLEILKAVDAGFTVLGDPQQAIYDFQLRDDADVTSARFLAMLDQRFAPVRRALETNYRAVSDDARRFAQLGARLDGMTSTTRTSTVRDELASVPAMGAIEDLVPFLGRWEGQTTAFLCDTNGVAMTVRDRLRELGVQAALQSSADQRGVTRWVADTLDRERGRTRRSDFFDRWEEEGDARLSAAEAWRLVKRMERGFTSPDVVETTRVAAAVARRDVPAELLEPPVAEVIVSTIHRSKGLEFDNVVLVDSRAWLPGDAGDDKTSAAYVALTRARDRIFAADAEVPKGLRKDEKSGRWVVKGFKHFQTHGFELRPADTRSMTDPARIEATADYIRERIAVGDELTLSLNRALSDLIRPVYDVFHDGWRIGVTTEDFGFDLKARLGYKTRRWPILEDLRIDGFETRGCGPEYSAPGVASLWRGVVVTGMARLNWNVEDE, encoded by the coding sequence ATGAGGCAGGTCAGTCTCGACGCGTCTCAGCAGCTCGTCGCAGAAGTCGACGCCGGGACCCGCCAGGTGGTCATCGCTCCCGCCGGTACCGGAAAGACGGAGACGGTCGCGGCGCTCGTCGAGCATCTCGTGGACGAGGAGGGCGTCGACGCGTCGCAGGAGATCCTCGTGTTGAGCTTCTCCCGCGCCGCGGTGAGTGCGCTTCGGCGACGGTTCGCCGCCGGGGATCGCGCACTTCGCGGGCTGAATGTGAGGACCCTGGACGCTCTGGCGGCGCGGATCATCGCGAGCGCCGAACTCGACATCGAGCCAGGGGGTTCGTTCGACACGCGTATCGAACAGGCGACGCGTCTGCTGCGGGACGGGCAGGTCTCGGACGAGTTGGAGATCGTCGAGCACGTCGTCGTCGACGAGGTTCAGGATGTCGTGGGCGTCCGTGCCCTGTTCGTCCTCGAGATCTTGAAAGCGGTCGACGCGGGGTTCACGGTTCTCGGTGATCCGCAGCAGGCGATCTACGACTTCCAGCTGCGCGACGACGCGGATGTTACGTCGGCGAGGTTCCTGGCGATGCTGGATCAGCGATTCGCGCCCGTTCGTCGTGCTCTGGAGACGAATTACCGGGCTGTATCGGACGATGCGCGCAGATTCGCTCAGCTGGGGGCGCGGCTCGACGGAATGACGTCCACGACGCGAACGTCGACGGTGCGAGACGAGCTCGCCTCTGTTCCTGCGATGGGCGCGATCGAAGATCTGGTGCCGTTTCTCGGGCGCTGGGAGGGGCAGACGACGGCGTTCCTCTGCGACACCAACGGAGTCGCCATGACCGTCCGCGACCGACTGCGTGAGCTCGGGGTGCAGGCGGCCCTGCAAAGCTCTGCCGATCAACGAGGAGTGACTCGGTGGGTGGCGGACACGCTCGACCGCGAGCGAGGCAGGACCCGCCGATCGGACTTCTTCGATCGCTGGGAAGAGGAAGGCGACGCACGCCTTTCGGCCGCGGAGGCCTGGCGCCTCGTGAAGCGGATGGAGCGCGGCTTCACATCGCCGGACGTCGTGGAGACCACCCGAGTCGCGGCGGCGGTGGCGCGCCGCGACGTGCCGGCCGAGCTCCTCGAACCGCCTGTCGCCGAGGTGATCGTGTCGACGATCCACAGAAGTAAGGGCCTCGAGTTCGACAATGTCGTGCTGGTGGACTCCCGGGCATGGTTGCCCGGCGATGCCGGTGACGACAAGACGTCCGCCGCCTACGTCGCGCTCACGCGAGCGCGCGATCGCATCTTCGCCGCGGATGCCGAAGTCCCGAAGGGCCTGCGCAAGGATGAGAAGTCGGGCCGCTGGGTCGTGAAGGGCTTCAAGCACTTCCAGACCCACGGGTTCGAGCTCAGGCCGGCCGACACGCGTTCCATGACAGACCCTGCGCGGATCGAAGCGACCGCGGACTACATCCGCGAGCGTATCGCCGTCGGTGACGAGCTGACGCTGTCGCTCAACAGGGCACTGAGCGACCTGATCCGCCCGGTTTACGACGTCTTTCACGATGGTTGGCGCATCGGTGTCACGACCGAGGACTTCGGGTTCGACCTCAAGGCGCGCCTCGGGTACAAGACACGTCGCTGGCCGATCCTCGAAGATCTGCGGATCGACGGTTTCGAGACACGCGGTTGTGGACCGGAATACTCGGCCCCGGGCGTCGCGTCTCTGTGGCGGGGCGTCGTCGTCACGGGGATGGCACGACTGAACTGGAACGTGGAGGACGAATGA
- a CDS encoding sacsin N-terminal ATP-binding-like domain-containing protein, protein MGEWAGVEGPVAREVVEQVSRCLATYREDRLRVEQDAAIESNIAQGGYGRKQLYELIQNGADAMLGQPGAIEIVLTRDTLYVANEGRPMTVEGVHALMASHLSRKRGDEIGRFGLGFKSVVAISDSPALYSRSGSFGFDRAMAEKEIETVVPGAPSYPMMRLARVLDADADARKDAVLAELMRWATTVVKVPLKEGRGALAEDLRSFPASFLLFSPHARRVSLSDRVDVLDRVLTVSQEADGVLTLSDTAAEDKDKSVRWRVARREHRPSRAALEDAGDLAHRETISVAWAVPLGGRDHVGRFWAFFPTEERTTLSGIVNAPWKLTDDRRHLLPGAFNEEILTEVLPEVVASEWPHLQRSSDPSWALDLLPARGREERSWADGVLNRPVFDRLREVPSLPDMSGVLRVPSALRIHPSVATRTETDGLTETELATWAMLDPAPSGWVHHSVDNNRERRAKAQRLLTDISSSDSTRIAGVTEWVEALLEPPTLAGSAVAIELVRVLSRKNEFKQQARAAKVVMLEDGMLAPARPGRIFVRSSGDEEGFNFLHPELAALPAAVEALDELGIKLLDRAGELRNAVSGQLPTKIEWRRVWAMSRDCSDETVFSIFREELPQPLELSVRVRNRAGAFVPLAAVFEPGGVIDHVSRGDESFTLDIEYHRDDLEKLKSLGLVSQPTLRSDTPEELWMRTYKDKFKESYIASLTGPKPDPEKLIVEGPPVPWPLDTLRGLSERSRVAMTNVALGLASGQPWKVRHQTAAQYPPKTYMDPTYWWIRQHGRLETRVGAFQPRSCVLADDGDQVPRDVFPVVDLDPSTAGALGVLPDLDSMTFTDWHHLFDVARGWEATRRNLLYAWGAWKTEPPEKLVATVGDRDREVPIDEVAVVGRKEDLRSLQEQRSPVILVEDPDDLAQLIDAWGLEDGKLLLEQELVFEASGEPQVLIDAFPKLRLWDVPASIKLLICESIELVTVTNHGTRTRPVRSYLNEDTLLTTCTEHRDILRSVSEQLQLGMTAEEIQSVLDQIRSQKLEATIARVRSADTVEKKLALLIGEEQLVRQIPAAAVEAVRADLGREPTGEEIARLVLAVHGVRCLPAYKSDLDEKGLEPPTQWVGGSATRRWVADLGFPPEYAGFVEDAKPAMFAVDGPADLDPLHDYQEHVTERIRSMLRGESTDARGLVSLPTGAGKTRVAVQALVEEIAEGRLDGPIVWIAQTNELCDQAVETWSFIWRAKGSARPLHIGRLWGTNEVEEMGTGIGIQLVVATPQKLLSVKRRSEYEWLTDNTVVVVDEAHTSVAPMYTEVLRWLGLGRSRKNRRAMIGLTATPFRNTNVAETRQLAARYDHNRLDAGAFEGDPYEHLQRMDVLAQVEQEILPGVEIELSASELADAEKFKDIPKSALVKLGTNVQRNETILRSVTSLPDDWTVLLFATSVDNARVLASLLTFRGIPAVAISSDTDMAARRHYIDEFRAGRIRVITNYNVLAQGFDAPAVRAVYVTRPTYSANLYQQMIGRGLRGPLNGGSSKVKIVNVQDNVEQYGADLAFTEFEYLWRKDGNGAGRP, encoded by the coding sequence GTGGGGGAGTGGGCAGGGGTCGAGGGGCCGGTTGCGCGAGAGGTCGTTGAGCAGGTGTCCAGGTGCCTGGCCACGTACCGGGAGGATCGGCTCCGAGTCGAGCAAGACGCAGCGATCGAGTCGAACATCGCACAGGGTGGCTACGGGCGTAAGCAGCTCTACGAGTTGATCCAGAATGGTGCCGACGCGATGCTCGGCCAGCCGGGCGCGATCGAGATCGTACTGACACGGGACACGCTGTACGTTGCCAACGAGGGTCGACCGATGACGGTCGAGGGCGTCCACGCGCTGATGGCTTCGCACCTTTCGCGGAAGCGCGGCGACGAGATCGGTCGCTTCGGGCTCGGGTTCAAGTCCGTTGTGGCGATCTCCGACTCACCCGCGCTCTACAGTCGCTCCGGGTCCTTCGGTTTCGATCGGGCGATGGCCGAGAAGGAGATCGAGACGGTCGTCCCGGGCGCCCCGTCGTATCCGATGATGCGACTCGCCAGGGTGCTCGACGCCGACGCGGACGCTCGCAAGGACGCGGTCCTCGCTGAACTCATGCGATGGGCGACGACCGTGGTGAAGGTTCCCTTGAAGGAGGGTCGCGGAGCGCTCGCGGAGGATCTTCGGAGCTTCCCCGCGTCGTTCCTCCTGTTCTCGCCGCACGCACGCCGGGTGTCGTTGAGTGACCGGGTCGACGTCCTCGATCGCGTGCTGACGGTGTCTCAGGAGGCCGACGGCGTCCTGACCCTGTCGGACACCGCTGCGGAGGATAAGGACAAGAGCGTCAGGTGGCGGGTTGCTCGGCGCGAACACCGTCCGAGCCGAGCGGCCCTCGAGGACGCGGGCGATCTCGCGCACCGGGAGACGATCAGCGTCGCGTGGGCCGTGCCGCTCGGGGGACGCGATCATGTCGGGCGGTTCTGGGCGTTCTTCCCGACGGAGGAGAGAACGACGCTCTCGGGGATCGTCAACGCCCCATGGAAACTCACGGACGACCGTCGCCACCTCCTACCTGGCGCGTTCAACGAAGAGATCCTGACCGAGGTGCTGCCGGAGGTCGTCGCCTCCGAGTGGCCTCACCTGCAGCGTTCGTCCGACCCGTCCTGGGCGCTCGATCTGCTCCCCGCCCGCGGACGCGAAGAGCGCAGCTGGGCAGACGGTGTGCTCAATCGGCCGGTGTTCGACCGGTTGCGCGAGGTCCCGTCCTTGCCTGACATGTCGGGTGTTCTCCGTGTGCCGAGTGCACTGCGGATCCATCCGAGTGTCGCTACGCGGACGGAAACCGATGGTTTGACGGAGACCGAGCTCGCGACGTGGGCGATGCTCGACCCCGCGCCGTCCGGTTGGGTGCACCATTCGGTGGACAACAATCGCGAGCGGCGCGCGAAGGCTCAGCGACTTCTGACGGATATCTCGTCGTCGGACTCGACCCGTATCGCCGGTGTCACCGAGTGGGTCGAGGCACTGCTCGAACCGCCGACTCTCGCCGGTTCCGCGGTCGCGATCGAACTGGTCCGGGTCCTCAGCCGAAAGAATGAGTTCAAGCAGCAGGCGAGAGCGGCGAAGGTCGTCATGCTCGAGGATGGGATGCTCGCCCCGGCGCGGCCAGGCCGGATCTTCGTCCGCTCTAGCGGCGACGAAGAGGGGTTCAATTTCCTCCACCCCGAGCTCGCTGCGTTGCCGGCGGCGGTGGAGGCACTGGACGAACTCGGGATCAAGCTCCTGGATCGTGCGGGCGAGTTGCGGAACGCGGTCTCGGGGCAGCTGCCGACGAAGATCGAGTGGCGGCGAGTCTGGGCGATGTCCCGCGACTGCTCCGACGAGACGGTTTTCTCGATCTTCCGCGAGGAGCTTCCGCAGCCCCTGGAGCTCAGCGTCCGCGTGCGCAACCGTGCGGGAGCCTTCGTCCCGTTGGCTGCCGTGTTCGAGCCGGGGGGCGTCATCGATCACGTGTCGCGCGGTGACGAGAGCTTCACGTTGGACATCGAGTACCACCGAGACGACCTTGAGAAACTCAAGAGCCTCGGGTTGGTCTCGCAGCCGACGCTCCGTTCGGACACTCCCGAAGAGCTCTGGATGCGGACTTATAAGGATAAGTTCAAGGAGAGCTACATCGCGTCACTCACGGGACCGAAGCCGGACCCGGAGAAGTTGATCGTCGAAGGACCGCCCGTCCCGTGGCCACTCGACACGTTGCGAGGACTGTCCGAACGGTCGAGAGTCGCGATGACGAACGTCGCGCTCGGCCTCGCCTCGGGTCAACCGTGGAAGGTCCGACACCAGACCGCGGCGCAGTACCCGCCGAAGACGTACATGGATCCCACCTACTGGTGGATCAGGCAGCACGGAAGACTCGAAACCCGGGTGGGCGCATTCCAGCCGCGATCCTGCGTCCTCGCCGATGACGGTGATCAGGTTCCACGTGACGTGTTCCCCGTCGTGGACCTGGACCCGAGCACCGCCGGTGCGCTCGGCGTCCTTCCCGACCTCGACTCGATGACGTTCACGGACTGGCATCACCTGTTCGACGTTGCTCGCGGCTGGGAGGCGACACGGAGAAACCTTCTGTACGCATGGGGCGCTTGGAAGACCGAGCCTCCGGAGAAACTCGTGGCGACCGTGGGGGATCGCGACCGCGAGGTGCCGATCGACGAAGTCGCCGTGGTCGGCAGGAAGGAGGATCTGCGCTCGCTTCAAGAGCAGCGCAGCCCTGTCATTCTCGTCGAGGATCCGGACGACCTCGCGCAGCTCATCGATGCCTGGGGCCTCGAAGACGGCAAGCTGCTTCTGGAGCAGGAACTCGTGTTCGAGGCGAGCGGCGAGCCTCAGGTTCTGATCGACGCCTTCCCGAAGCTGCGTCTCTGGGATGTGCCGGCGTCGATCAAACTGCTCATCTGCGAATCCATCGAGCTCGTGACCGTCACGAACCACGGCACGAGGACGAGACCGGTCAGGAGCTACCTCAACGAGGACACGCTCCTGACGACGTGCACGGAGCACAGGGACATCCTGCGGAGCGTCTCGGAACAGCTTCAGCTCGGCATGACCGCCGAGGAGATCCAGTCGGTGCTTGATCAGATCCGCTCCCAAAAGCTCGAGGCGACGATCGCCCGAGTGCGATCCGCGGATACGGTCGAGAAGAAGCTGGCGCTGCTCATCGGTGAGGAACAACTCGTCCGACAGATTCCCGCGGCAGCCGTGGAGGCGGTTCGAGCGGATCTGGGGCGAGAGCCGACTGGCGAAGAGATCGCCCGGCTCGTGCTGGCCGTGCATGGCGTCCGGTGTCTGCCTGCCTACAAGAGCGACCTCGACGAGAAGGGCCTCGAGCCTCCTACCCAATGGGTCGGCGGTTCGGCGACCCGGCGATGGGTGGCCGATCTCGGCTTTCCACCGGAGTATGCGGGGTTCGTCGAGGACGCGAAGCCCGCGATGTTCGCGGTGGACGGTCCGGCGGATCTCGATCCGCTGCACGACTATCAGGAACATGTGACGGAGCGCATCAGGTCCATGCTTCGCGGCGAGAGCACCGACGCGCGTGGCCTGGTGTCGCTGCCCACTGGCGCCGGCAAGACTCGAGTCGCGGTACAGGCGTTGGTCGAGGAGATCGCCGAAGGTCGCCTCGACGGGCCGATCGTCTGGATCGCGCAGACCAACGAGCTTTGTGACCAGGCCGTGGAGACGTGGTCCTTCATCTGGCGAGCCAAAGGTTCGGCGAGGCCGCTCCACATCGGGCGTCTCTGGGGTACCAATGAAGTCGAGGAAATGGGTACGGGTATCGGGATCCAGCTCGTCGTCGCGACTCCGCAGAAGCTGCTGAGCGTGAAGCGGCGGTCCGAGTACGAGTGGCTGACAGACAACACCGTGGTGGTCGTGGACGAGGCGCATACCTCGGTCGCGCCGATGTACACCGAAGTTCTGAGGTGGCTGGGTTTGGGCCGCTCGCGAAAGAATCGACGAGCCATGATCGGCTTGACCGCGACGCCGTTCAGGAACACCAATGTCGCCGAGACGCGGCAGCTTGCGGCCCGGTACGACCACAACAGGCTTGATGCAGGAGCCTTCGAGGGTGACCCGTACGAACATCTCCAGCGGATGGACGTCCTGGCGCAGGTCGAGCAGGAGATCCTCCCGGGGGTGGAGATCGAGCTCAGTGCTTCCGAGCTCGCGGATGCCGAGAAGTTCAAGGACATCCCGAAGAGCGCTCTCGTCAAGCTCGGCACGAACGTGCAACGCAACGAGACGATCTTGCGGTCTGTGACGTCATTGCCGGATGACTGGACGGTTCTGCTGTTCGCGACGTCGGTCGACAACGCACGGGTCCTGGCTTCCCTCCTCACGTTCCGGGGGATCCCGGCTGTGGCCATCTCGAGCGATACCGACATGGCCGCTCGGAGGCACTACATCGACGAGTTCAGGGCCGGGCGCATCCGGGTCATCACCAACTACAACGTTCTCGCCCAGGGCTTCGACGCGCCTGCGGTGCGGGCGGTCTACGTGACGCGTCCGACCTACAGTGCGAACCTGTATCAGCAGATGATCGGTCGCGGCCTTCGCGGTCCGCTCAACGGGGGCTCGAGCAAGGTCAAGATCGTGAACGTGCAGGACAACGTCGAGCAGTACGGGGCCGACCTGGCGTTCACGGAGTTCGAGTACCTCTGGCGCAAGGACGGGAACGGGGCTGGTCGTCCGTGA
- a CDS encoding DNA cytosine methyltransferase: MIDLFAGCGGLTSGFMATGRFESVAAVEWDPDAAATYAHNFGEHVHVGDIADWAQGELPEADVVVGGPPCQGFSQLGKRDPEDPRNSMWHHYVTALDKIRPRYFVMENVPQFLKSAEYAQFIAETAEGGRLDGYRVATYLVNAADYGAAQNRRRAVVLGARDEQPVLLAPDGSLPRTVADAWQGLATDVTETNLPACSTIVNGRPVPGPFKLEDIHVTRNPTELSQRRYREIPPGGNRRNLPDDLKAPCWRKHDSGSGDVMGRLHADRPSVTIRTEFFKPEKGRYLHPTAHRPITHAEAALLQGFDEEFEWCGTKVSIAKQIGNAVPPPLAGAIARAILAHLDN; encoded by the coding sequence ATGATCGACCTCTTCGCTGGTTGCGGCGGACTCACGTCGGGTTTCATGGCGACAGGTCGGTTCGAATCGGTCGCGGCGGTCGAGTGGGATCCCGATGCGGCGGCGACGTACGCCCACAACTTCGGTGAGCACGTCCATGTCGGCGACATCGCAGACTGGGCGCAGGGCGAGCTGCCCGAGGCGGACGTCGTCGTCGGAGGCCCGCCGTGCCAAGGGTTCTCGCAACTTGGGAAGCGAGACCCCGAGGACCCGCGCAACTCGATGTGGCACCACTACGTCACCGCGTTGGACAAGATCCGTCCGCGTTACTTCGTCATGGAGAACGTCCCGCAGTTTCTGAAGTCCGCCGAGTATGCGCAGTTCATCGCGGAAACAGCCGAGGGCGGTCGCCTCGATGGGTACCGGGTCGCGACCTACCTGGTCAATGCGGCGGACTACGGCGCAGCTCAGAACCGCAGACGAGCCGTCGTCCTTGGGGCCCGTGATGAGCAGCCGGTGCTCCTCGCGCCGGATGGGAGTCTTCCGCGAACAGTCGCCGACGCTTGGCAGGGCTTGGCGACGGACGTGACCGAGACGAACCTGCCAGCGTGCTCGACGATCGTGAACGGACGGCCGGTTCCCGGTCCGTTCAAGCTCGAGGACATTCACGTCACGCGGAATCCCACCGAACTGTCTCAGCGGCGGTATCGGGAGATCCCGCCCGGCGGGAACCGCCGGAATCTGCCCGACGACCTGAAAGCGCCGTGCTGGCGAAAGCACGACTCCGGCTCCGGTGACGTGATGGGCCGGCTCCACGCCGACCGCCCGAGTGTGACCATCCGGACCGAGTTCTTCAAGCCGGAGAAGGGCAGATACCTCCATCCCACGGCGCACCGCCCGATCACCCATGCCGAGGCGGCACTCCTGCAGGGATTCGACGAGGAGTTCGAGTGGTGTGGCACGAAGGTCTCGATCGCCAAGCAGATCGGCAACGCCGTCCCGCCGCCGCTCGCCGGCGCGATCGCACGCGCGATCCTCGCGCACTTGGACAACTAG
- a CDS encoding very short patch repair endonuclease, with product MEVRSWASSPGTRRSMQSNRGRDTQPELAVRRIVHAQGLRYRVDARPLPQLNRRADLVFTRVKVAVFIDGCFWHGCPVHHTKAKANAEFWATKVATNRSRDEETNRLLDDAGWCVVRAWEHDDPTKIADRVMRAVASRREPSQ from the coding sequence ATGGAAGTTCGATCCTGGGCATCGTCCCCCGGGACGCGTCGCAGCATGCAAAGCAACCGTGGCCGGGACACGCAACCCGAGTTGGCCGTTCGTCGAATCGTCCATGCGCAGGGTTTGCGATATCGGGTCGATGCTCGGCCGTTGCCTCAGTTGAATCGTCGAGCGGACTTGGTGTTCACGCGAGTGAAGGTGGCCGTTTTCATCGACGGTTGTTTCTGGCACGGATGTCCGGTGCACCACACGAAGGCAAAGGCCAACGCCGAGTTCTGGGCGACGAAGGTGGCGACCAACCGATCCCGAGACGAGGAGACGAACCGACTCCTCGACGATGCGGGCTGGTGCGTTGTGAGGGCCTGGGAACATGACGATCCCACCAAGATCGCCGACCGCGTCATGAGAGCCGTCGCGTCCCGGCGGGAACCTAGTCAGTAG
- a CDS encoding OmpA family protein encodes MLANLAENLSASSDRALLLGLTAVVFGFAAFKAYRGYQLYGTLTFVSAVTKWTAVVSALLLVLQVQQASRPYTPPPSNEFAIVLGHTQNSPRPTLGRDTSELIEESLLLHKGETAEDILSSIAFVSAAAPPTVLSVDAKALALKSIGTNATRAKRDVRDNARALETFLETQKPASNGADYLGAVIEASRNLSSGATITVIGSGLSDSGDLDFANDNLLTSAKKREAKVEQLAEKYGRDYLSGYSLHFVGLGDTTKPQERLSPKQKDIVRGLYKDVATALGGRVHVSTRTQSSTAVDTAFTVSTTDTGCGNVDFTLGEGKLEFVSDQADFTSPTKAKKALRKVVTVYQDDPARVRQITVDGYIYLTSTQRKLAGAKDAPLSRERAIAVKKLLVREGVPANLIRASGKGAGPHNNADKPGLDRMVKIKIARTENPDC; translated from the coding sequence GTGTTGGCGAACCTCGCGGAGAACTTGTCCGCCAGCTCTGACAGGGCGTTGCTTCTCGGCCTCACTGCTGTCGTGTTCGGCTTCGCCGCCTTCAAGGCGTATCGCGGTTACCAGTTGTACGGGACTCTCACCTTCGTCAGCGCCGTGACGAAGTGGACCGCGGTGGTCTCGGCGCTTCTCCTGGTCCTTCAGGTGCAGCAGGCGAGCCGGCCGTACACGCCGCCGCCGTCAAACGAGTTCGCCATCGTCCTGGGCCACACCCAGAACTCACCGCGACCGACGCTCGGTCGGGATACCTCCGAGCTCATCGAAGAAAGCCTTCTTCTGCATAAGGGCGAGACCGCCGAGGACATCCTGAGTTCCATAGCGTTCGTCTCCGCCGCCGCTCCCCCGACGGTGCTGTCCGTCGACGCGAAGGCGCTGGCCCTGAAGAGCATCGGCACCAACGCCACACGCGCGAAGCGCGACGTCCGCGACAACGCGCGTGCACTCGAGACGTTCCTCGAGACACAGAAGCCCGCCAGCAACGGCGCCGACTACCTCGGGGCTGTCATCGAGGCTTCCCGCAACCTCAGCAGCGGCGCGACCATCACCGTGATCGGCTCCGGCCTGTCGGACAGCGGGGACCTCGACTTCGCCAATGACAACCTGCTCACCTCTGCCAAGAAGCGCGAGGCGAAGGTCGAGCAACTCGCCGAGAAGTACGGTCGCGACTACCTGAGCGGGTACTCGCTGCACTTCGTTGGACTCGGCGACACCACGAAGCCTCAGGAGCGCCTGTCGCCGAAGCAGAAGGACATCGTCCGGGGCCTGTACAAAGACGTCGCCACCGCTCTCGGCGGACGCGTCCATGTCAGCACGCGCACTCAGAGTTCGACCGCCGTCGACACCGCCTTCACGGTCAGCACGACCGATACCGGGTGTGGCAACGTCGACTTCACGCTGGGCGAAGGCAAGCTCGAGTTCGTCAGCGACCAGGCGGACTTCACCAGCCCCACGAAGGCCAAGAAGGCGCTCAGGAAGGTGGTCACGGTGTACCAGGACGACCCCGCACGAGTGCGCCAGATCACCGTGGACGGCTACATCTATCTGACGTCGACGCAGCGCAAGCTCGCCGGCGCGAAGGACGCTCCGCTGTCCAGAGAGCGGGCCATCGCTGTCAAGAAGCTGTTGGTCCGCGAGGGCGTCCCCGCAAACCTGATCCGCGCTTCGGGCAAGGGCGCCGGCCCTCACAACAACGCTGATAAGCCCGGCCTCGACCGCATGGTCAAGATCAAGATCGCCCGCACCGAAAACCCGGATTGCTGA